AGGGCGACGCTCTCAGCCGCCTCGCGCAGGTCTACAGCGAGAAGCGCAGCACTCCTGTGCAGCAGGCCGAGATGAAGCGCACGCTGGGCAAACAGCGCTTTGGGTAATACGCAGGCACCTGGCTGCCACGACAGCGCCATTACGCGCCTGGCACGGTGCGCACGGTCAACCGACTCCTCGACAGCCAGATACTCCCGGCCCTCGAGTCCCGCCGGATCAACAGCTTCTCTCCGACCGTCGTCGACGACTTCATCATGTCGATGGAGGAACGCAAGGTCGGACTGGCCACGCAGCAGAACGCCTTCGACACCCTCAAGAAGATCCTCCTGGACGCCCACCGCAGGGGCGCGATCTCCGATGGCCCGTTCCAAGGCGTCGTCCCCCCGGAGTACATACCCAACCGGATCACCATCCCCACGCTGGCGGAGATCCACGCCCTCAAGGCAGCCGCGTCCGATGCGCTCGTCCTCATCATTGACCTGATGTCCGGATGCGGGCACCGGAACGGAGAGGCGTACGCAGCCAATCTGGAGGGGATGGTCGCGGACGACATGTATCGCATCACCGAACAGATCGAGGGGAGGACCCGGCAGCGCGCCCCGCTCAAGCATCGAAAGTCCGGCGACTTCCGGGAGGTCCCGATGCCGATCACGGTCCGGGAATCTCTCCTCAGGTACGCGAAAAGCGTCGGCTCGGACGAGAACGGCTTCCTCCTGCGTAAAGGCTGTCCCGTAAATGATCTAGTGCATCAGCTCGGCGTGGGGGTGCTCCGGCGCCGTCGGGCAGACGTAGAGCTGCTGGTCGTAGCCGCTGCCGATCTGGACTGCAGTGGGCTGCCTGGGGTCGAATTGGTCGAAGCCGGTGGGTGGTTCATCCGCCGGTTCCTCGTGCGGGAGCCAGCTGCTGTCGTCGCCCTCGAACGTGGCAATGGTCAGTAGGGCATCCATGTCGCTGTTGCAGGTCGGGCAGATCCGGGGGGTGGGGTCGGTGGCGCCCCAGCGAGGCCAGCCGCCGACTTTCCAGCCGGGTGCGCCAGCCAACTCACTGTCGTAGAACTCCTGCGGGTACGACGCGTATGCGTTGTCCACACCCGTGTCGGCTACCTGCCACAGGCTCCAGTTGCCGAGCTGCTCCTGGAGTTCCTTGCTCAGCTCAAGGTGGTCGGGGTATTCGGTGACCTGCTCCGGGTTGAGCAGGCACGGCTCGGGCAGGTAGTCGTCGAACTGCATCGCGGGCGGTTCTGGGGGCGTGGCGAGGATGTCGGCGACTGTGGCGGCCGCCCGCCAGAAGAGCGCGGTCTTGGGCATGATCGGGTGGTCGAAGGGGCACCACAGGACCTGGAGCAGGTCTGTTCCTTCAGGCGTCTGAAGATCGGGCACGTCCCGCGCGTACAGCTGTGCGACCGGCAGCATCGCTACGGAACCCTCGTATGGGGCGACGGCCAGCTTGTGCGGATACTCCCGCGGGGGGTGGATTCGCTCAAGGGTCTTTCGTTCCTGCGGGGTCAGGGCCCTGCCGCGCGAGGCGGCACGGATCCGTCGTTTCAGCCTCACGTCCGCTGGGGACAGGGCCAGGTTCATTCCGTCCACTACATGAGGTCCGTCGCAGTGCGGCCACTGCTCGCCGGCGGGCCATAGCAACGGTCCGCCGATGGAACTGTCCTGCGGTGACGGCAACCCGGGGCGCGGGTGCAACCGGGTCGCCGTGCGTGCCAGCGGAGCCAGTTGAGGGAAGACGGTGGTGACGTCGAATGGCCGCGGCGGAGTGGTCGGTGTGCTGGTCATAGCCGCGATCTTGCCAAATGACTCTGACAGCGGGGCCCGCAGTCATCTCGGAGCAGCCCTCCGAGCCCACCTGCACTTCCTCGCTCGTCTGCGTCGACGCCCAGAGTGTCGCAGCTTATAAGAACGGCCGGCGAGAGTCCGCGGTGGCTGTCTGAAGAAGTGGTCGCATGGACGAGATGATCTCGATGTGACTGGTGTGATTACAGCGTCGGAGCCGTCCTGGATAGCTCCGTTCTCCGGGCTGAGCCCGCGAGTCTTCGGGAAGCTGGTGACGGCACTGCGTGCAGCAGGTGCAGACACGGCCCGAAAGGGTCGACCGTGGAGCCTTTCGTTGGAGGACCGGGCCTTGCTGGTCACTGCGTACTGGCGCACGAACCTGACTATGCGGCAGCTCGCCCCACTGTTCGGGATCTCGAAGTCGGCAGCGGACCGCATCATCGACCACCTGGGGCCGATGCTCGCGCTCCAGCCCCGCAAGCGGTTCGCCAAGGATGCCGTGCTCATCGTGGACGGCACGTTGGTTCCCACCCGTGACCACGGCATCGCCGAGCGGTCGAAGAACTATCGGTACTCCACCAACCACCGGGTCGTCATCGACGCCGATACCCGCTTCGTCGTAGCCGTCGGCCGGCCGCTGCCCGGAAACCGCAACGACTGCAAGGCGTGGGAACTGTCCGGTGCGAAGGCCGCCGTCAGCCAGACGACGGTGATCGCGGACGGTGGATACCGAGGCACCGGCTTGGTCATCCCGCATCGCCGGGAGCACGGCCAGGTCGAACTCCCGGCCTGGAAGGAGGAGCACAACACCTCCCACCGCAAGGTCCGGGCTCGTGTTGAGCACGCCTTCGCCCGCATGAAGACCTGGAAGATCCTCCGCGACTGCCGCCTGAAAGGCGATGGCGTCCACCACGCCATGCTCGGCATCGCGCGCCTGCACAACCTCACCCTCGCCGGGTAACAGGCAGACAGGCTGGTCAACCGGCATGCCGTAGATCATTTAAGGGACAGCGCTTAGGGAGTCCAAGACTTCGCCGTGCTCGAAGGCACCGTCCGGGGACTGTCGTTCGTCACAGGCTGCGGATCAGTGCGTCGAGTCGCTGCCACGCCGGGGACGATGCGTTGATCGTGCGCTGGACGAGGGCGGGGATGTCGGAGTCCGCATCCAGATGGGGCGGCTCCTCGGAGCCGTAGCGCCTCCGGGTCGCTTCGACGATGCGTTGGGCGAGGTCGTCGATGCGGGGATCGTAGGGGTCCAGATCGTGCGCGTGGTCGTAGTCGAGGAAGAGCTGCCGCAGCGCCGGGTCGGCCAGGGACGCGGCCTGGTCGTGGAACAGGGTGATCGCGTGGTTCGGGTACGTGGCGAAGACGAGGATCCACAGGTCGCGTTGCAGTTCCACCCAGCGCGGGGTGAAACCCCAGTCGGCCAGGCGCTCCAGGTGGGCGGCGACCTCGGCCGACACCGGTGCCAGCTGGCCGGCGGAGAGCCTGCGCAGGCGCTCCTGGGTCGCACGCAGGCCACGGATGCGAACAGTGATTTCGTCGTCGATCTCACGCAGCGCCTGCTGGAGCTCTTCCTCGGTCGCTGACCTCAGATCTCGGATCCTGGCCAGGGGGACGCCCGCCTCGGCGAGCGTCCGGATCTTGATGAGGTCGATGACGTCACTCGCGCCGTATCGCCGGTAGCCGGACGCGTCACGGTCGGGCTCGGGAAGCAGTCCCTTGTCGTGGTAGACACGGATGGTCTTGATCGACACTCCGACGTAGCCGGCCAGCTGCCCGATGGTGATCACCCGACCATCGTCCCACTTGACCTTTCCCCAGGGGCAAGGTCGCACCATGGCGTCATGGAGAACACGAACATCGATCGAGAGACCCTGCGCGAGCTGGCCGACGAGGGCAACGAGACCGCTCTGGATCGGCTGGCCGACCTGGCTGACAAGGCCGGCGACCTCGAAGAGCTGAGCGAACTGCTGGACGAGGGGTCCCTGCACGCGGGGTTCCTGCTCACCCGGCGGGCGGTTGCCGCCCAAGATCTGCGGGAGCTGCAGCGGATCTCCGATGCCGGGTATGACGAGGCCGGGGGCGAGCTGGAGCGGCTGTTGAAGGCTTCGGCTGTCGAGCACCGGGGCTGACCTGCGCATCGGTGTCAGGTGGCAGCCAGGCGCGGGAAGAACGGCGGGGATCTGTCAGCCATCCGCATCGACGAGGACTGCCTGGCGATCTCCGCGTACGCGGGGCCGCCGGCCAGTCCCAGCGCGATCTGCTGACGTTCGGGCTGAGTGAGTCCGCCTCCCGGCATCACGGTCGCCTTCGGCCTCCGTGGCGCCGCGAGCATAGCGTTCACCGGCAGTTCATTGCAACGAAACGAGGGAGGGTCGTTGCGTTAGATTCAGAACCGTTGCAATGAAATCTCGCAACTGACCTGCAATTATGGCTATTTCACGCAACTGGAGGCTTGCCGGTTCATTGAACGCAACGTAGCTTTTCCTTCATCGGAAACAGCGAGGCGAAGAAGCGCCCGCTACAGACGAAGGAGGAGCACCATGCAGAAGTTCGGCACAGCCGCCGCGATCGTCACCGTCCTCGCCGTCCCCGCGGGACGCATCCGGCTCATCGCCGCCGACCGGGCCGACACCACGGTCGAGATCCTGCCCGCCGACCCGTCCAAGAGCCGCGACGTGAAGACGGCCGAGCAGACCGAAGTCGCCTACGCCGACGGTGTCCTGCGGATCGAAGTCCCGAAGACGAAGAACGGGATCTTCGGAAACACCGGATCCATCGAGGTGACGGTCCAGCTGCCCGCCGGCTCCCGCGTCGAGGCCGAGGCCGCCGCCACCGAACTCCGCGGCGTCGGACGGCTCGGCGACGTGAGCTTCGAGGGCGCCTACGGCCAGATCAAGATCGACGAGGCCGCGAGCCTCCGCCTCACCGCGACCGACGGCGACGTCGAGGTCGGCCGGCTGGCCGGCTCCGCGGAGATCAGCACCGCGCGGGGCGACATCCGCATCGCCGAGGCGGTGGGTGGCACGGTCACCCTGAGCACCCAGAAGGGCGACATCTCGGTCGGCGCCGCCGCCGGCGTCTCCGCCTCCCTGGACGCCGGCACCGCCTACGGCCACATCAGCAACGCCCTCAAGAACGACGGCACCCCCGGTCTGAGCATCCAGGCCACCGCCGCGTACGGCGACATCACCGCCCGCAGCCTCTGACCCGCAACTCCTGACCCGCAGTCCCCGACCGTCAGCCTCTGAGGAGAGCTCATCATGACCAACCCGGCTATCGCGGCGAACGGGCTGCGCAAGTCGTACGGCGACAAGACCGTCCTCGACGGCATCGACCTGACCGTCCCCGAGGGAACGATCTTCGCCCTGCTGGGCCCGAACGGCGCGGGCAAGACGACCGCCGTGAAGATCCTGTCCACGCTCATCACCGCCGACGGCGGGCAGGCCCAGATCGCGGGCCACGACCTCGCCACCACCCCGCAGTCCGTGCGCGCCGCGATCGGTGTGACGGGGCAGTTCTCCGCAGTCGACGGCCTGATCACCGGCGAGGAGAACATGCTCCTCATGGCGGATCTGCACCACCTCTCCAAGCAGGAGGGGCGCCGGGTCACCGCCGAACTCCTGGAGCGCTTCGACCTGACGGAGGCCGCGTCGAAGCCGGCCTCCACCTACTCCGGGGGCATGAAGCGCCGTCTGGACATCGCCATGACCCTGGTCGGCAGCCCGCGGATCATCTTCCTCGACGAGCCCACCACCGGCCTGGACCCCCGCTCCCGCCACAACATGTGGCAGATCATCCGCGAGCTGGTCACCGGCGGGGTCACCGTCTTCCTCACCACCCAGTACCTCGAAGAAGCCGATCAGCTCGCCGACCGCATCGCCGTCCTCAACGACGGAAAGATCGCCGCCGAAGGCACCGCCGACGAGCTCAAGCGCCTCATCCCCGGCGGCCACATCCGCCTCCGCTTCACCGACCCGGACGCCTATCGCGCCGCAGCCACCAACCTCCACGACGCCACCAGCGACGACGAGGCCCTCGCGCTGCAGATCCCCAGCGACGGCAGCCAGCGCGACCTGCGCTCCATCCTCGACCGGCTCGACTCTGCCGGCATCGAGGCCGACGAGCTCACCGTCCACACCCCCGATCTCGACGACGTCTTCTTCGCCCTCACCGCCACCACCAACGTCCCCGCCCAGTCGAAGGAGTCCGTCCGATGAGCTCGCTGTCCCTCGCCGCCCGCGACACGTCCACGATGCTGCGCCGCAACCTCCTGCACGCCCGGCGCTACCCCTCCCTCACTCTGAACCTCCTGCTCACGCCGATCATGCTGCTCCTGCTCTTCGTCTACATCTTCGGCGACACGATGAGCGCCGGCATCGGCGGCGGCGACCGTTCCGACTACATCGCCTACCTGGTCCCCGGCCTGCTGCTGATGACGATCGGCTCCACCACGATCGGCACC
Above is a genomic segment from Streptomyces sp. NBC_00094 containing:
- a CDS encoding transposase, which encodes MTGVITASEPSWIAPFSGLSPRVFGKLVTALRAAGADTARKGRPWSLSLEDRALLVTAYWRTNLTMRQLAPLFGISKSAADRIIDHLGPMLALQPRKRFAKDAVLIVDGTLVPTRDHGIAERSKNYRYSTNHRVVIDADTRFVVAVGRPLPGNRNDCKAWELSGAKAAVSQTTVIADGGYRGTGLVIPHRREHGQVELPAWKEEHNTSHRKVRARVEHAFARMKTWKILRDCRLKGDGVHHAMLGIARLHNLTLAG
- a CDS encoding MerR family transcriptional regulator; the protein is MITIGQLAGYVGVSIKTIRVYHDKGLLPEPDRDASGYRRYGASDVIDLIKIRTLAEAGVPLARIRDLRSATEEELQQALREIDDEITVRIRGLRATQERLRRLSAGQLAPVSAEVAAHLERLADWGFTPRWVELQRDLWILVFATYPNHAITLFHDQAASLADPALRQLFLDYDHAHDLDPYDPRIDDLAQRIVEATRRRYGSEEPPHLDADSDIPALVQRTINASSPAWQRLDALIRSL
- a CDS encoding DUF4097 family beta strand repeat-containing protein, whose translation is MQKFGTAAAIVTVLAVPAGRIRLIAADRADTTVEILPADPSKSRDVKTAEQTEVAYADGVLRIEVPKTKNGIFGNTGSIEVTVQLPAGSRVEAEAAATELRGVGRLGDVSFEGAYGQIKIDEAASLRLTATDGDVEVGRLAGSAEISTARGDIRIAEAVGGTVTLSTQKGDISVGAAAGVSASLDAGTAYGHISNALKNDGTPGLSIQATAAYGDITARSL
- a CDS encoding ATP-binding cassette domain-containing protein, with translation MTNPAIAANGLRKSYGDKTVLDGIDLTVPEGTIFALLGPNGAGKTTAVKILSTLITADGGQAQIAGHDLATTPQSVRAAIGVTGQFSAVDGLITGEENMLLMADLHHLSKQEGRRVTAELLERFDLTEAASKPASTYSGGMKRRLDIAMTLVGSPRIIFLDEPTTGLDPRSRHNMWQIIRELVTGGVTVFLTTQYLEEADQLADRIAVLNDGKIAAEGTADELKRLIPGGHIRLRFTDPDAYRAAATNLHDATSDDEALALQIPSDGSQRDLRSILDRLDSAGIEADELTVHTPDLDDVFFALTATTNVPAQSKESVR